A section of the Marispirochaeta aestuarii genome encodes:
- a CDS encoding chitobiase/beta-hexosaminidase C-terminal domain-containing protein — MKKTRELYILVFLLFFCSLPELNGQSVQLSHPPGEYNQSVLLEFKDTGETRFYYRFTGISPDHFVPCRFPLRLSALPGEERTYRIEISDRPVQDGNENLRVFEYHIDKRIPPEPEMEPKPGTYSGPLSLSFHTRKDAIFYSVDEHISEKPRTWQGEDIVLQPRIKPYRVSAYSRDSAGNLSRLVQWEYVVSTKPRESRYSFDILSPAEGVYRNPQFLYVKSTGLSDFVYTTDGRDPRRSGESFSGGTLLEDARGDLTLSVAGRLPDGTFTEVKTVKFSVQEDRNHESLPGLPDSGVYREGQSLDFSANPVFYTFEERRPTGDDPSMEGVLTLMAPPGGVHYYGLRFFLQASGDKTAPHYRYFYVFDTRKPEAPSISVSGTAPYSEAPLISILASDQSRIHYTLDGSDPDAGSPLYSGPFTPPLSDTEGNLMIKAAVVSTEGISGPVSGRLIPYDLLPPEPPELMVGEQKRDGAVRIEAAAKGDALVVFESGDDESSTREISGISPVWSGEELHTPWGMNSRRFFRFASRDAAGNLSAPVQIRTEIHRLPPPVPSISLEGGTVRISGSGTLFYSLIEPEGNQQTAGTGQEEGEEEFSLYEESFELKGEAEQLKLYRIRAFAEDEWGNRSDIARSDLRIDKRLPELPGIMGLEDRRVYNDPVLNPGFRSEEDDLDVVYSLGTDSREPPDPDINSPRLQDLAIATEEGTEVYYQLKLLPVFPERGRTGRITTLRFVVDRKAPEIPEIFGIPESGISADDVVLSLGELPDDETAYILIGGESAPPGESDPLLYGDKYTGPRRISLQDGLERTFTIALSMIDAAGNRRDMEPSLHLRIDRLAPPEPASSGIPQGRISSAPLRVELRAPENAGIEYRLITGDDISREGMIPFVPYQDPLELSGTEGALTVFQLEYRSFDEAGNRSLKTPREVITIDRRPVLTPEEPLVDYNDFEGPVQISWPVPPGTRLFYRLEEGSDWRVYTSPLSLDRSPGGGTSSVQYYLESESGITTAVRTMRLKSPVGEGGSALIRGVERGGVYPGRLVVEPVIPADKGFVRFELGINSEADELGPYSPLMEDEMVLNVPAGMERRFFLRAGLYPTRESRVPQAEEYLDFTIDRLGPGLPHLVEGGSGVSGLREKTIELEAGGNRILYSLDGDEPRREYTGTIKLDTRGEAGSSVIVRAVALDRVGNRSREAEWTVLLDQDIIYVAESGNDLFEGTRLRPFRSLEKALERAVSLKMGTIYIAEGSYTVQRPLVVSGDLELIGGLDPEDWKPKGRSTIQSGEYFPQGREILAINSDCSIQGFLFSDPRGRAGLPMTVGKVDVRLRDIDTTAGSVFDYLLRQEGGVITITDTVIYRGGRRGILQSVGGSINIEGSTLTLTEDVSGDWTAVSMKGGSLTLQESTIRPGKGSRTASVNGEDAYIRLRGAELYSGSGSRSAVALQLVRGQVHITGGSIHAVGAQTPIAVRADSSRLEIRETQIILGGQNGNTALVLADSQMTMRHCNVSTEEKAGFSFMLRQRKGSSDLLNCTASLSARGEPVLIDLEGGRLSMVHSSLLVSSSRERPSGIISRSGAQLFMTNSIVSNSRGPSGTALRGEKNDAWSIRNCNFGDWARTAEYGGSPVPDPAALNSLDGDPLGGWIDGNIGEAPGDSFADEGYRLRENSACVDAGIESGIGLPDLEGQKRPNPAHGIRPFPDIGADEFYAAP; from the coding sequence ATGAAAAAAACCCGGGAACTGTACATTCTGGTCTTCCTGCTGTTTTTCTGTTCCCTGCCTGAATTGAACGGGCAGTCAGTCCAGCTGTCGCATCCCCCGGGAGAATACAATCAGTCCGTTCTGCTTGAATTTAAAGACACAGGGGAAACACGGTTTTACTATCGTTTTACAGGTATTTCCCCTGATCATTTTGTTCCCTGCAGGTTCCCTCTCCGTCTCAGTGCCCTTCCGGGGGAGGAGCGAACGTATCGAATCGAGATCTCCGACCGGCCGGTCCAGGATGGAAACGAAAATCTCAGAGTATTCGAATACCATATAGATAAACGGATTCCTCCGGAACCGGAAATGGAACCGAAACCGGGAACCTATTCGGGACCTTTGAGCCTTTCTTTTCACACCAGGAAGGATGCGATTTTCTATTCCGTGGACGAACATATATCAGAAAAACCCCGTACCTGGCAGGGTGAAGATATCGTTCTGCAGCCAAGGATAAAGCCGTACAGGGTATCCGCGTATTCCAGAGATTCAGCAGGAAACCTGAGCAGACTTGTCCAGTGGGAATATGTGGTAAGTACAAAGCCCCGGGAATCCAGGTACTCCTTCGATATTCTCAGTCCCGCGGAAGGGGTCTATCGCAATCCGCAGTTTCTCTATGTTAAAAGCACAGGACTTTCCGACTTCGTTTATACCACCGACGGCAGGGATCCCCGACGCTCGGGAGAGAGTTTTTCCGGTGGAACCCTGCTGGAAGATGCCCGGGGAGACCTTACCCTGTCAGTCGCGGGCAGGCTTCCGGATGGAACATTTACAGAGGTGAAGACCGTAAAATTTTCGGTACAGGAAGACCGAAACCATGAGAGTCTTCCCGGACTTCCTGATTCAGGCGTATACCGGGAAGGACAGTCCCTCGATTTCAGTGCAAATCCTGTTTTTTATACCTTTGAAGAAAGAAGGCCCACCGGTGATGATCCTTCCATGGAAGGAGTGCTGACCCTGATGGCGCCCCCGGGGGGGGTGCACTATTACGGCCTGCGCTTTTTTCTCCAGGCTTCGGGGGACAAAACCGCACCACACTACCGTTACTTCTACGTTTTTGACACCCGCAAACCGGAAGCCCCTTCAATCAGCGTTTCCGGAACTGCACCCTATTCCGAAGCCCCGCTAATATCGATACTGGCCTCCGACCAGAGCAGAATCCATTACACCCTGGACGGTTCCGATCCCGATGCCGGCTCTCCCCTTTATAGCGGGCCTTTTACTCCGCCGCTGTCCGATACGGAAGGCAACCTGATGATAAAAGCGGCGGTGGTATCAACAGAGGGAATCAGCGGTCCGGTCTCCGGACGTCTTATTCCCTATGACCTTCTTCCTCCGGAACCGCCGGAGCTTATGGTGGGAGAACAGAAAAGGGACGGGGCGGTCCGCATCGAGGCCGCTGCAAAGGGCGACGCGCTGGTGGTTTTTGAATCCGGAGATGATGAGTCCTCCACCCGGGAGATTTCCGGGATTTCTCCGGTCTGGTCCGGAGAAGAACTGCATACCCCCTGGGGAATGAACTCCCGGCGGTTTTTTCGCTTCGCCTCCAGGGACGCTGCGGGAAACCTCTCCGCTCCGGTACAGATCCGGACGGAGATCCATCGTCTGCCGCCGCCTGTTCCTTCGATTTCCCTGGAAGGCGGGACGGTCCGTATTTCCGGAAGCGGTACTCTGTTCTATTCCCTGATTGAACCGGAGGGTAACCAACAGACTGCAGGTACCGGACAGGAGGAAGGGGAAGAGGAATTCTCCCTTTACGAGGAGTCTTTCGAGCTGAAAGGAGAGGCTGAACAACTGAAGCTGTACCGGATACGGGCCTTTGCAGAGGATGAATGGGGAAACAGAAGTGATATCGCCCGGTCAGACCTAAGGATTGATAAAAGGCTGCCTGAACTGCCCGGTATAATGGGTCTGGAGGATCGCCGGGTTTATAATGACCCGGTTCTCAATCCGGGATTCAGGAGCGAAGAGGATGACCTGGACGTCGTCTATTCCCTGGGAACCGATTCCCGGGAACCGCCGGACCCGGACATTAACTCGCCGCGGCTTCAGGATCTTGCAATTGCAACTGAAGAGGGCACCGAGGTCTATTATCAGCTTAAACTGCTTCCCGTTTTTCCGGAACGGGGCCGTACGGGACGCATTACTACTCTCAGGTTCGTTGTGGACAGAAAAGCACCGGAGATCCCGGAGATTTTCGGCATACCCGAATCCGGTATCAGTGCTGATGATGTTGTTCTGTCCCTTGGTGAACTGCCGGATGATGAGACCGCATATATTTTAATCGGCGGGGAGTCCGCTCCTCCCGGCGAATCTGATCCTCTGCTGTATGGCGATAAATACACCGGACCACGCCGGATCAGTCTTCAGGACGGTCTGGAAAGGACCTTTACCATTGCCTTGAGCATGATTGACGCTGCGGGAAACCGCAGGGACATGGAACCTTCTCTGCATCTGCGAATCGACCGTTTGGCGCCTCCTGAGCCTGCAAGCTCAGGTATTCCCCAGGGCCGGATAAGCAGTGCTCCCCTGCGGGTCGAGCTCAGGGCCCCTGAGAATGCAGGGATAGAATACCGCCTTATTACCGGGGATGATATATCCCGGGAAGGGATGATTCCTTTTGTTCCCTACCAGGATCCCCTCGAACTTTCCGGAACCGAAGGTGCACTTACCGTGTTTCAGCTTGAGTACCGCAGCTTTGACGAAGCCGGAAACAGATCCCTTAAAACTCCGCGTGAAGTCATCACCATCGACCGGCGTCCTGTACTGACTCCGGAGGAACCTCTGGTGGATTATAACGATTTCGAAGGTCCCGTACAGATCAGCTGGCCGGTACCTCCCGGTACAAGGCTGTTTTATCGTCTTGAGGAAGGGAGTGACTGGAGGGTCTATACATCGCCCCTGAGCCTTGATAGATCCCCGGGAGGCGGGACCTCTTCAGTTCAGTATTATCTTGAGAGCGAATCGGGGATCACCACTGCAGTCAGGACCATGAGGCTCAAATCTCCCGTCGGCGAAGGAGGGAGTGCTCTTATTCGGGGAGTGGAAAGGGGTGGTGTATACCCCGGCCGGCTTGTAGTCGAACCGGTGATTCCCGCTGATAAGGGCTTTGTGCGCTTTGAACTCGGTATCAATTCGGAAGCCGACGAGCTGGGACCGTATTCTCCTCTCATGGAGGACGAGATGGTTCTGAATGTGCCCGCCGGAATGGAGCGAAGGTTCTTCCTGCGGGCCGGTTTGTATCCCACCAGGGAGTCCCGGGTTCCTCAGGCGGAGGAATACCTGGATTTTACCATCGACCGTCTTGGACCCGGACTTCCTCATTTGGTGGAGGGAGGCTCCGGCGTTTCCGGTTTGCGGGAAAAAACGATTGAACTGGAGGCTGGAGGTAACAGGATACTCTACAGTCTTGACGGTGATGAGCCGCGAAGGGAATATACCGGAACCATCAAGCTCGATACCCGGGGAGAAGCAGGAAGCTCCGTTATTGTCAGGGCCGTTGCCCTTGACCGGGTGGGGAACCGGAGCAGGGAAGCTGAATGGACTGTACTGCTGGATCAAGACATAATTTATGTTGCCGAAAGCGGAAACGATTTATTTGAGGGAACCAGGCTGCGCCCCTTCAGGTCCCTGGAGAAGGCCCTTGAACGGGCTGTTTCTCTGAAGATGGGTACCATCTACATTGCAGAAGGCAGCTACACTGTTCAGCGCCCGCTTGTTGTAAGCGGGGATCTTGAACTGATCGGCGGTCTTGATCCTGAAGACTGGAAACCGAAAGGAAGAAGCACCATACAAAGCGGGGAGTACTTTCCTCAGGGAAGGGAGATTCTCGCGATAAACAGTGATTGCAGTATTCAGGGGTTCCTTTTCAGCGATCCCCGGGGAAGGGCGGGCCTTCCCATGACTGTCGGGAAGGTCGATGTTCGTCTTCGGGATATCGATACAACAGCGGGGAGCGTATTTGATTATTTGCTTCGTCAGGAGGGAGGCGTCATAACTATCACGGATACCGTGATCTATCGCGGAGGTCGACGCGGTATACTCCAGAGCGTCGGAGGTAGTATTAACATCGAAGGTTCTACTCTCACGCTTACCGAGGATGTCTCCGGAGACTGGACGGCGGTGAGTATGAAAGGGGGAAGCCTTACTCTGCAGGAAAGTACCATACGGCCCGGAAAGGGCTCCCGTACAGCCTCTGTGAATGGGGAAGATGCCTATATACGCCTGCGGGGAGCGGAACTGTATTCCGGTTCAGGCAGCAGGTCTGCCGTCGCTCTGCAGCTGGTAAGGGGCCAGGTGCATATTACCGGTGGCAGTATACATGCCGTCGGTGCCCAGACGCCGATTGCCGTACGTGCTGACTCTTCCCGGCTGGAAATCCGGGAGACGCAGATAATACTGGGTGGACAGAACGGTAATACCGCTCTTGTCCTGGCTGACAGCCAGATGACGATGCGCCACTGCAATGTAAGTACGGAGGAGAAAGCCGGTTTCAGCTTCATGCTGCGTCAACGGAAAGGATCCAGTGACCTGCTCAACTGTACAGCTTCGCTTTCCGCCAGGGGGGAGCCGGTTCTCATCGATCTGGAAGGCGGACGCCTGAGCATGGTTCATTCAAGTCTGCTGGTTTCGTCCTCCCGGGAGCGTCCCTCCGGTATAATAAGCCGCAGCGGCGCCCAGCTGTTTATGACAAACAGCATTGTTTCCAACAGCCGGGGACCTTCCGGAACCGCCTTGCGGGGAGAAAAGAACGATGCCTGGAGTATCAGAAACTGCAACTTCGGAGACTGGGCCCGCACGGCGGAGTACGGCGGAAGTCCGGTCCCCGACCCGGCGGCACTGAACAGTCTCGATGGGGATCCCCTGGGCGGCTGGATAGACGGAAATATCGGGGAGGCTCCCGGGGACAGCTTTGCCGATGAAGGCTACCGTTTACGGGAAAACTCGGCCTGTGTGGATGCGGGTATCGAGAGCGGAATCGGGCTGCCGGATCTGGAGGGACAAAAAAGGCCCAATCCCGCCCACGGAATCAGGCCCTTTCCGGATATCGGGGCCGACGAGTTCTACGCCGCGCCCTGA
- a CDS encoding phosphoribosyltransferase, with the protein MKKEFLPYQTMRDNSIKLAYSIYKDGFVPDVIYVSLRGGAYLGNIISEYFKAIRRNDRPVFYAAVVARSYTDIRQQERVMVDGWTYNPSYLRNGDKVLLVDDIFDSGRTINHLSEIIIDKGIPREDIKIAVHDYKILEYIPEQKRLPLQPDYYCRKLSINAPEEDYWIHYASHELIGLTSEERERYYYAGSNDPLLREALESALE; encoded by the coding sequence ATGAAAAAAGAGTTTCTGCCATATCAGACAATGCGGGACAATTCCATAAAGCTGGCCTATTCCATTTACAAGGACGGTTTTGTCCCCGATGTAATCTATGTATCCCTGCGGGGCGGAGCCTATCTTGGAAATATCATCAGTGAATATTTTAAAGCTATCCGCAGAAACGACAGGCCCGTATTCTATGCCGCCGTAGTCGCCCGCTCATATACGGATATACGTCAACAGGAGCGGGTTATGGTTGACGGATGGACCTACAATCCATCGTATCTGCGAAACGGGGATAAGGTTCTTCTCGTGGACGATATATTCGATTCCGGCCGCACGATAAACCATCTTTCTGAAATTATCATCGATAAAGGAATTCCCAGGGAAGACATCAAGATAGCCGTTCATGACTACAAGATCCTCGAGTATATCCCGGAGCAGAAGCGGCTTCCCCTTCAGCCTGATTACTACTGTCGCAAGCTGAGTATCAATGCTCCCGAGGAGGACTACTGGATCCATTACGCGAGTCACGAGCTGATCGGGCTCACCAGTGAAGAGAGGGAACGCTACTACTATGCCGGAAGTAACGATCCTCTTCTGCGGGAGGCCCTGGAGAGCGCGCTGGAATGA
- a CDS encoding Do family serine endopeptidase: MTIRPKQMMLFFLIALVFLISGCAGLTSLTIQKNFRDIADKTLPVVVQVNTVDIFSQEVPDLDGWDFFFPDPDGEGESEEREFRTQGLGSGVIVRRNGDTYYVVTNNHVVGEADEVSITLHNGRIYPADLIGKDPRRDLALVSFSAPGVDIQEARLGDSDSLRIGDLVVALGNPFGYSGTVTQGIISGLHRSGPTDISDFIQTDASINQGNSGGALVDLKGRVIGINTWITTPTGGSIGLGFAIPINSARNVIDQLIETGQVAYGWLGVSITDTSHDILESMKEDDVSGAVVTNIYVDSPAEKAGIRPGDIILNVGRRRIKNADNLIQAVSDLPVSRNSDFVILRDGESLEIPVAIEERADDDTIRARSDKFWPGLRLYPITDALREEMEKIPERGVYVLAVDKGTPGESAGLKSGDVITRLGKTEIDSLDAFYSSLKLAEDQALALSVHRGGEDLELMMGPMKQN, from the coding sequence ATGACAATTCGACCAAAGCAAATGATGCTGTTTTTTCTTATTGCTCTTGTATTCCTGATTTCAGGCTGTGCGGGATTGACCTCTCTTACGATCCAGAAGAATTTTCGTGACATCGCAGACAAAACCCTTCCAGTTGTGGTGCAGGTAAATACTGTGGACATCTTCTCCCAGGAAGTCCCTGATCTCGATGGCTGGGACTTTTTCTTCCCGGACCCCGACGGCGAAGGAGAGTCGGAAGAACGGGAGTTTCGTACCCAGGGTCTGGGGTCGGGGGTTATTGTCCGTCGTAATGGGGATACCTACTACGTTGTAACCAATAATCATGTGGTGGGTGAGGCTGACGAGGTAAGCATAACCCTGCACAACGGCAGAATCTATCCTGCAGACCTGATAGGAAAGGACCCCCGGAGGGACCTGGCTCTGGTTTCATTTTCGGCGCCTGGAGTGGATATTCAGGAGGCACGCCTTGGGGACTCCGATTCCCTGCGAATAGGCGACCTTGTTGTCGCCCTCGGCAACCCCTTCGGGTACAGCGGTACCGTTACCCAGGGAATCATATCCGGGCTGCACAGGTCCGGGCCTACGGATATAAGTGATTTTATACAGACCGATGCGTCCATAAACCAGGGGAACTCAGGCGGTGCCCTGGTGGATCTGAAGGGACGGGTAATAGGTATAAATACCTGGATAACGACCCCTACCGGCGGCAGTATCGGTCTTGGTTTCGCCATACCCATCAACAGTGCCAGAAACGTTATTGATCAGCTTATTGAAACCGGACAGGTCGCCTACGGCTGGCTGGGTGTCAGTATTACCGATACGAGTCACGATATCCTTGAAAGCATGAAGGAAGACGATGTTTCCGGTGCGGTGGTCACCAATATTTATGTCGACAGTCCGGCGGAGAAAGCCGGCATACGTCCCGGAGATATAATTCTGAACGTAGGTCGACGCCGGATTAAAAATGCCGACAACCTGATCCAGGCGGTAAGCGATCTGCCGGTCAGCCGCAACAGTGATTTTGTTATTCTGCGGGACGGTGAGTCCCTGGAAATCCCGGTGGCCATAGAGGAACGGGCCGATGATGATACAATTCGTGCCAGGTCGGACAAGTTCTGGCCCGGACTGCGTCTCTATCCCATTACCGATGCACTGCGGGAGGAGATGGAGAAGATCCCGGAAAGGGGAGTCTATGTGCTCGCCGTGGATAAGGGCACCCCGGGGGAGTCTGCCGGTCTTAAATCCGGCGACGTAATTACCCGTCTGGGGAAGACAGAGATAGATTCCCTGGATGCCTTCTACTCCTCCTTGAAACTGGCGGAAGACCAGGCGCTTGCTCTAAGTGTACACAGGGGCGGTGAAGATCTGGAGCTCATGATGGGCCCAATGAAACAGAACTGA
- the map gene encoding type I methionyl aminopeptidase — MIRLKNRTQLEGIRRSCRLLAEVFDLLEPLVVPGISTKELDEAAEKAIRDGGGEPAFLGYMGYPASICASVNEVVIHGIPNGTKLKEGDIISIDMGINLSGYYSDRALTLPVGRIDQKKQKLMDITRECLDIAISKAVAGNRIKDISRAVFEHADSAGYGVVRDFCGHGTGIELHEEPQVPNYVGRGPNPRLKPGMVIALEPMINQGTHEVVILDDDWTVVTADRKPSAHFEHTVAILEDGTEILTRPRT, encoded by the coding sequence ATGATACGTTTGAAAAACCGGACCCAGCTGGAAGGAATACGACGATCCTGTCGTCTTCTGGCTGAGGTTTTTGATCTCCTGGAACCCCTTGTTGTACCGGGAATCAGTACAAAGGAACTCGATGAAGCCGCGGAAAAGGCAATCCGTGATGGCGGCGGAGAACCCGCCTTTCTGGGATACATGGGATACCCGGCCAGCATCTGTGCCTCCGTAAATGAAGTAGTTATACATGGTATACCCAACGGTACAAAACTAAAGGAAGGGGACATTATCAGTATTGATATGGGCATCAATCTTTCCGGATACTACAGTGACCGGGCTCTGACGCTGCCGGTGGGGAGAATTGATCAAAAGAAGCAGAAGCTCATGGATATAACCCGGGAGTGTCTCGATATCGCGATAAGTAAAGCAGTAGCGGGGAACCGGATAAAGGATATTTCACGGGCAGTATTCGAACATGCCGATTCAGCAGGATACGGGGTAGTGCGGGACTTCTGCGGTCATGGAACGGGTATTGAACTTCACGAGGAACCTCAGGTTCCGAATTACGTTGGCAGAGGGCCGAATCCCCGTTTAAAACCGGGAATGGTCATTGCCCTGGAACCCATGATCAACCAGGGAACTCATGAGGTCGTTATTCTGGATGATGATTGGACCGTGGTAACCGCAGACCGCAAACCCTCGGCCCATTTTGAACATACCGTTGCCATCCTCGAGGATGGAACGGAAATACTGACCCGTCCGCGGACTTGA
- a CDS encoding tetratricopeptide repeat protein, with protein sequence MKKDKWDILPKILVLLLVSILAYSFYDHRQILYRDIEFRDLLSEFDGLLDYGRESEALETLRPLLRVDLSSFQYLQILKRSHQLAVNGRGVSIFTDFARRGAERFPGREDLWFIYCRALIMKGNPERAVEISEEKLVSPRFLGMRAESLLSSGMEIDTYLEKQAGESSFSSGGLIKLLNSRDPRLFSAAGREWNSPELIADAALLYAEEGSIPEANRLLKNSTESRFPELSLQIAYDAADPQYGLVLIQEMMGEQAQEDPGLKLYQAEFAIALARQKEAMEIYRDLIQNTPEYSVLPYLNMAVLDNSSAKEYLKKGLEKFPESRVLLERLGELYYREGAFVSAKETFTRLLDVAEGHPEARIRLADLELGAGSQGSTARLWDSYHGEQGDSLALFLGWRLFGNRDQEGLRVLLTMQKQRNGPDQDLLEGLYFSLTGDFAGAAEKFEAAYQKNKHWEYLYDAGRLYLEAGEAERALNAFSRADEIFTLREDLSAQNRSMVWLGIGESHMAAGDRKNAANALSYALDLDPSNLRATLMINALGKME encoded by the coding sequence ATGAAAAAAGATAAATGGGATATTTTACCGAAAATCCTTGTACTCCTTCTTGTTTCAATCCTTGCATACTCCTTCTATGATCACCGGCAGATCCTCTATCGGGATATTGAATTCAGGGACCTTCTAAGCGAATTCGACGGTCTCCTTGACTATGGCCGGGAAAGTGAGGCACTTGAAACACTGCGCCCCCTTTTACGGGTAGATCTATCGAGTTTTCAGTATCTCCAGATTCTAAAGAGAAGCCATCAGCTTGCCGTCAACGGCAGGGGTGTCTCCATTTTCACCGATTTTGCCCGCCGCGGGGCTGAACGTTTCCCCGGCAGGGAGGATCTCTGGTTTATCTACTGCAGGGCTCTTATAATGAAGGGTAATCCGGAACGGGCAGTGGAAATCAGCGAGGAAAAACTTGTTTCTCCCCGATTTCTGGGAATGAGGGCGGAGAGTCTGCTTTCATCGGGGATGGAAATTGACACGTATCTGGAAAAGCAGGCTGGGGAAAGCAGTTTCTCCAGCGGTGGACTCATCAAACTGCTCAACAGCAGAGACCCGCGATTGTTTTCCGCCGCCGGACGGGAGTGGAACTCTCCCGAACTGATCGCCGATGCAGCCCTGTTGTACGCAGAGGAGGGTTCCATCCCGGAGGCGAACAGGCTTCTGAAAAACTCAACGGAAAGCCGTTTTCCGGAGCTTTCTCTCCAGATCGCCTACGATGCAGCTGATCCCCAGTATGGACTGGTCCTTATACAGGAGATGATGGGGGAACAGGCACAGGAGGATCCGGGACTGAAACTATACCAGGCTGAATTCGCCATCGCCCTGGCACGGCAAAAAGAGGCCATGGAAATTTATCGGGATCTGATACAGAATACGCCCGAATACTCCGTCCTGCCCTACCTAAACATGGCTGTACTGGATAACTCTTCTGCGAAGGAGTATCTGAAAAAAGGTCTGGAAAAATTTCCCGAATCAAGGGTGCTGTTGGAAAGACTTGGTGAGCTTTATTACCGGGAAGGAGCTTTTGTCTCTGCTAAAGAGACCTTCACGCGGCTTCTTGATGTAGCAGAAGGACATCCCGAGGCACGGATTCGGCTTGCGGATCTCGAGCTGGGAGCCGGCTCTCAGGGAAGCACCGCCAGATTGTGGGACTCCTATCACGGAGAGCAGGGCGATTCTCTGGCTCTTTTTCTCGGATGGCGTCTTTTCGGTAATCGGGACCAGGAGGGGTTGCGGGTTCTTCTGACTATGCAAAAGCAGAGAAACGGACCTGATCAGGACCTGCTGGAGGGGCTCTATTTTTCCCTTACAGGCGATTTCGCCGGAGCTGCTGAAAAATTCGAAGCGGCATATCAGAAAAACAAGCACTGGGAGTATCTTTACGATGCCGGACGTCTGTACCTGGAAGCCGGAGAGGCAGAAAGGGCCCTGAATGCTTTCAGCAGAGCGGATGAGATATTTACGCTTCGTGAAGATTTATCAGCACAGAACCGGAGCATGGTCTGGCTTGGAATCGGCGAATCCCATATGGCCGCCGGGGACAGAAAGAATGCTGCAAATGCCCTTAGCTATGCCCTGGATCTCGATCCATCCAATTTACGCGCAACTCTGATGATCAATGCTCTGGGTAAAATGGAATAG
- the nusB gene encoding transcription antitermination factor NusB: protein MGSRRKGRVLAFQALFSWDLNPQTPEEIATFPWIDEEMRARYEQETLDFARFIVLGTIENLDFIDECISGHLEHWDFKRIGKIDLAILRMSAYALKFQQDIPATVTIDEAVDIAKIYGSDESYRFINGVLDGILKSHHEKR, encoded by the coding sequence ATGGGATCACGTCGCAAGGGAAGGGTTTTGGCCTTTCAGGCCCTGTTCAGCTGGGACTTAAATCCTCAGACTCCGGAAGAGATCGCCACTTTCCCCTGGATAGATGAGGAGATGCGGGCCCGTTACGAGCAGGAAACCCTTGATTTCGCCCGTTTTATAGTTCTGGGAACCATTGAAAACCTCGACTTTATTGATGAGTGTATCTCCGGACATCTTGAGCACTGGGATTTCAAGCGCATCGGCAAGATAGATCTTGCAATACTGCGTATGAGTGCCTATGCTCTGAAATTTCAGCAGGATATACCCGCTACCGTTACCATCGATGAAGCCGTTGATATTGCGAAAATTTACGGCAGCGATGAATCCTACCGCTTTATAAACGGGGTGCTGGACGGAATACTGAAATCTCATCATGAAAAAAGATAA